From Hymenobacter sedentarius, a single genomic window includes:
- the poxB gene encoding ubiquinone-dependent pyruvate dehydrogenase: MPKKSVAEIIVDTLQAAGVRRVFGVVGDSLNGITDAIRTREGIEFVAVRHEEGGAFAAGAEAALTGDLAVCAGSCGPGNTHLINGLFDCHRSRVPVLALAAQIPNVEIGTGYFQETHPERLFRECSHYCELISVPEQAVRTIESAVAAAIGLRGVAVVVLPGDVAYLETDAPEVRLPTQGRNSALVPAEADIRQAAALLNAGDKVTILAGIGCAGAHAELLQTAAALHAPVVHALRGKEWVEPNNPYDVGLTGLLGMPAGYHALLDADTVLMLGTDFPYRQFYPDDARVVQVDSRPEHIGRRTRVEIGLVGTVADTLRLLLPHLAPRTDAAHLEDAQQRHADDEAHLAELATGEPGDTSLHPQHVARLLDELASEDAIFTCDVGTPTIWAARYLHMNGQRRLIGSFVHGSMANAVSQAYGAALAQPSRQVVAMCGDGGVAMLLSELLTIRQHKVPVKLIVFNNSALSFVELEMKAAGILEYGTELDNPDFGAVAEAAGLRGFRVSDPGQLEGVLREALAHDGPVLVDAVVKRQELSMPPSIDRKQVAGFSLYAVKALIDGRGGELLELAKTNLFR, from the coding sequence ATGCCTAAGAAATCCGTAGCCGAAATCATTGTCGATACCCTGCAAGCCGCTGGCGTCCGGCGCGTGTTTGGCGTGGTGGGCGACTCGCTCAACGGCATCACCGATGCCATCCGCACCCGCGAGGGCATCGAGTTTGTGGCCGTGCGGCACGAGGAAGGCGGGGCCTTCGCGGCCGGCGCCGAAGCCGCCCTTACCGGCGACCTGGCCGTGTGCGCCGGCTCCTGCGGGCCGGGCAACACCCACCTCATCAACGGCCTGTTCGACTGCCACCGCAGCCGCGTGCCGGTGCTGGCCTTGGCCGCCCAGATTCCCAACGTGGAAATCGGGACCGGCTACTTTCAGGAAACGCACCCGGAGCGGCTGTTTCGGGAATGCAGCCATTACTGCGAGCTAATTTCGGTGCCCGAGCAAGCCGTGCGCACCATCGAAAGCGCCGTGGCGGCCGCCATTGGGCTGCGCGGCGTGGCCGTAGTGGTGCTGCCCGGCGATGTGGCCTACCTCGAAACCGACGCGCCCGAAGTGCGGCTGCCCACCCAGGGCCGGAACAGTGCCTTGGTGCCGGCAGAGGCAGATATCCGGCAAGCGGCGGCCCTGCTCAACGCGGGCGACAAGGTCACCATTCTGGCCGGCATTGGGTGTGCCGGCGCACATGCCGAGCTGCTGCAAACGGCGGCCGCCCTGCACGCGCCCGTGGTGCACGCCCTGCGCGGCAAGGAATGGGTGGAGCCCAACAACCCCTACGACGTGGGCCTGACCGGCTTGCTGGGCATGCCCGCCGGCTACCACGCCCTGCTGGACGCCGACACCGTGCTGATGCTGGGCACCGACTTCCCGTACCGGCAGTTTTACCCCGACGATGCCCGGGTGGTGCAGGTAGACAGCCGGCCCGAGCACATTGGCCGGCGCACCCGCGTCGAAATTGGGCTGGTGGGTACTGTGGCCGACACCCTGCGCCTGCTGCTGCCCCACCTGGCGCCCCGCACCGACGCGGCCCACCTCGAAGACGCCCAGCAGCGCCACGCCGACGACGAAGCCCACCTAGCCGAGCTGGCCACCGGCGAGCCCGGCGACACCAGCCTGCACCCCCAGCACGTGGCCCGCCTGCTCGACGAGCTGGCCAGCGAAGACGCCATTTTCACCTGCGACGTGGGCACGCCCACCATCTGGGCCGCCCGCTACCTGCACATGAACGGCCAGCGTCGCCTCATTGGCTCGTTTGTGCACGGCAGCATGGCCAACGCGGTATCGCAGGCCTACGGGGCGGCGCTGGCCCAGCCCAGCCGGCAGGTGGTGGCAATGTGCGGCGACGGTGGCGTGGCCATGCTGCTGAGCGAACTGCTGACCATCCGCCAGCACAAAGTCCCGGTCAAGCTCATTGTGTTCAACAACTCGGCCCTGAGCTTTGTGGAGCTGGAAATGAAGGCAGCTGGCATTCTGGAATACGGCACCGAGCTCGATAACCCCGACTTTGGCGCCGTGGCCGAAGCCGCCGGCCTGCGCGGCTTCCGCGTGAGCGACCCCGGGCAGCTGGAGGGCGTGCTGCGCGAGGCCCTGGCCCACGACGGCCCCGTGCTGGTTGATGCCGTAGTCAAACGGCAGGAGCTGAGCATGCCGCCCAGCATCGACCGCAAGCAGGTGGCCGGCTTTAGCCTGTACGCCGTGAAGGCCCTGATAGACGGGCGCGGCGGGGAGCTGCTGGAGCTGGCCAAAACGAACTTGTTTCGCTGA
- a CDS encoding transglutaminase-like domain-containing protein — protein MTNKEIKALISLLDDPEVAPQIQDKIQNLGESIIPFLEESWEETLDGQQQQRLEDLIHHLQFEGLQQRLRVWREAGATDLLEGMWLLNTYQYPDADLQALNRAIEQLRFEVWTALRPEMHPADQVQTLNYVMFRVHKFAANTQHFHSPANSMLQRVIETKRGNPLTLCVIYLLVAQRLHLPVFGVNLPNLFVLTFRPELPGAEPFYINCYNRGLVLSRTDIEHYVSQLNISSNPMFFEPCSNLDIVRRALRNLQMSFEKLQEPMKAAEVAVLLSILE, from the coding sequence ATGACGAACAAAGAAATCAAAGCCCTTATCTCGCTGCTCGACGACCCGGAAGTGGCGCCGCAAATCCAGGACAAAATCCAGAACCTGGGGGAAAGCATCATTCCCTTTCTGGAGGAGTCGTGGGAGGAAACCCTCGACGGCCAACAGCAGCAGCGCCTGGAGGATTTGATTCACCACCTGCAGTTTGAGGGCTTGCAGCAGCGCTTGCGCGTGTGGCGCGAAGCCGGCGCCACCGACCTGCTCGAGGGCATGTGGCTGCTGAACACGTACCAGTATCCCGATGCCGACCTGCAGGCCCTAAACCGGGCCATCGAGCAACTTCGCTTCGAGGTGTGGACGGCCCTGCGCCCCGAAATGCACCCCGCCGACCAGGTTCAGACCCTGAACTACGTCATGTTTCGGGTGCACAAGTTCGCAGCCAACACCCAGCATTTCCACTCGCCGGCCAACTCCATGCTGCAGCGCGTGATTGAAACCAAGCGCGGCAACCCGCTCACGCTCTGCGTGATTTACCTGTTGGTAGCCCAGCGTCTGCACCTGCCGGTTTTCGGCGTAAACCTGCCCAACCTGTTTGTGCTCACCTTCCGCCCCGAGCTGCCGGGCGCCGAGCCGTTTTACATCAACTGCTACAACCGCGGCCTGGTGCTCTCGCGCACCGACATCGAGCACTACGTAAGCCAGCTCAACATCTCCTCCAACCCCATGTTCTTCGAGCCCTGCTCAAATCTGGACATCGTGCGCCGCGCCCTGCGCAACCTGCAAATGAGCTTCGAGAAGCTCCAGGAACCCATGAAAGCCGCGGAGGTGGCGGTGCTGCTAAGTATTCTGGAGTAA